From one Desulfitibacter alkalitolerans DSM 16504 genomic stretch:
- a CDS encoding O-methyltransferase, translating into MDTILLTDYLKTFVPKRDSLLKQMEQEGLEDKIPIADPQTAGLLYLLAKMHNSRRVLEIGTATGYSTIWLARAVAPLGRVTTIEINHLRHRRAREYFQRAGLDNIITAYLGDALNILPQLPGDFDFIFMDAAKGQYISFFDYAYKLLVPGGILVADNVLFKGMVATGAKYPRRKRTLVVRLRKFLRMLNNHPNLVTSILPLGDGVALCLKERKELS; encoded by the coding sequence ATGGATACTATACTTTTAACAGATTATCTTAAAACCTTTGTACCAAAAAGGGATTCTCTTCTTAAGCAGATGGAGCAGGAAGGGCTAGAGGATAAAATACCCATTGCTGATCCTCAGACTGCAGGGCTGCTTTACTTACTAGCAAAAATGCATAACAGTAGAAGGGTTCTAGAGATAGGAACTGCTACTGGTTACTCAACCATTTGGCTTGCAAGGGCAGTTGCTCCCCTTGGCAGGGTTACTACAATAGAAATTAATCACCTTCGTCATAGAAGGGCGAGGGAGTACTTTCAACGGGCAGGTCTAGACAACATCATTACTGCCTATCTGGGAGATGCTTTGAACATATTGCCCCAATTACCAGGTGACTTTGATTTCATCTTTATGGATGCAGCAAAGGGTCAGTACATATCCTTCTTTGATTATGCTTATAAGCTACTGGTGCCAGGGGGAATTCTAGTAGCAGATAATGTATTGTTCAAGGGCATGGTGGCGACAGGTGCAAAATATCCTAGAAGAAAAAGAACTCTAGTGGTCAGGCTAAGGAAATTTTTAAGAATGTTAAATAATCATCCTAACCTGGTTACGTCCATATTGCCCCTGGGAGATGGAGTAGCTCTATGTTTAAAGGAAAGGAAGGAATTGTCTTGA
- a CDS encoding peptidase U32 family protein yields MFKGKEGIVLKKPELLAPAGDMEKLKFALLYGADAVYLGGKQLGLRASAGNFTLEEMQEAVDYTHSFNKKVYVTVNILAHNDDLEGIEEYLLKLEAINADGIIVSDPGIVKIAREVVPQLPIHLSTQANTTNWAAADFWKDYGIKRIVLARELSLTEIAKIKQKVDIEIEAFIHGAMCMAYSGRCLLSNFLVGRGANQGECAHPCRYKYHLIEEKRPGQVMEIQEDERGSYIFNSKDLCMLENIPAMVKAGIASLKIEGRMKSIHYVATVVKAYRQAIDSYCQSPETYTLDEKLLEEVGKVSHREYTTGFYFNKITSDDHNFETSAYKHTYDFIGIVIGYDSSKGQLIVEQRNNFGVGDKIELCPPKGENKEMIIKAMFDDKMEKIAKAPHPQQLVYIPSPVMFPEDTLIRRRRT; encoded by the coding sequence ATGTTTAAAGGAAAGGAAGGAATTGTCTTGAAAAAACCAGAACTATTAGCACCTGCCGGAGATATGGAAAAATTAAAATTTGCCTTGCTTTATGGAGCAGATGCTGTTTATTTAGGTGGAAAACAGCTTGGCCTGCGTGCCTCTGCAGGAAATTTCACCTTAGAAGAGATGCAAGAGGCAGTTGACTATACTCATTCATTTAATAAAAAGGTTTATGTAACTGTTAATATACTTGCCCATAATGATGATTTGGAGGGCATAGAGGAATATCTTTTAAAATTAGAAGCTATAAATGCAGACGGTATAATAGTTTCTGATCCAGGAATAGTAAAGATAGCCAGAGAAGTTGTTCCGCAGCTTCCTATTCACCTGAGCACCCAGGCAAACACCACAAACTGGGCAGCTGCAGACTTCTGGAAAGACTATGGTATAAAAAGAATAGTACTTGCCAGAGAGCTGTCATTGACAGAGATTGCAAAAATTAAACAAAAAGTTGATATAGAAATTGAAGCTTTTATCCATGGAGCCATGTGTATGGCTTATTCTGGAAGGTGCCTTTTAAGCAACTTTTTAGTAGGCAGGGGGGCTAATCAAGGGGAGTGTGCCCATCCCTGCAGATATAAGTATCATCTTATTGAAGAAAAGAGGCCAGGGCAGGTTATGGAAATTCAGGAGGATGAAAGGGGCAGCTATATTTTCAACTCCAAGGATTTATGTATGCTAGAAAATATCCCTGCCATGGTAAAAGCAGGGATAGCTTCTCTAAAAATAGAAGGAAGAATGAAAAGTATACACTATGTTGCTACAGTAGTAAAGGCTTATAGGCAGGCAATAGATTCCTATTGCCAAAGCCCCGAAACTTACACCCTGGATGAAAAGCTCCTTGAAGAGGTAGGCAAAGTAAGCCACAGGGAATACACTACAGGCTTTTATTTTAATAAAATTACATCTGATGATCATAACTTTGAGACATCCGCTTACAAGCATACTTACGATTTTATAGGCATTGTAATTGGTTACGATAGTAGTAAAGGACAGCTTATTGTAGAACAAAGAAATAATTTTGGCGTGGGAGACAAAATCGAGCTCTGCCCTCCTAAGGGTGAGAATAAGGAAATGATTATAAAGGCAATGTTTGATGACAAAATGGAGAAGATTGCTAAAGCTCCACATCCTCAACAGTTAGTGTATATACCTTCACCTGTAATGTTTCCAGAAGATACTCTTATTAGAAGGAGAAGAACATGA
- a CDS encoding DUF4911 domain-containing protein — protein sequence MTLDREISILVQVAIRDIDLLNKIVEGHEGIALVTTEDAHHGYVRLHTAQSSKAYLLEILETFPREIKIIDITE from the coding sequence ATGACCTTAGACAGAGAAATTTCTATTCTTGTGCAGGTGGCAATAAGAGATATTGATTTACTAAATAAAATAGTTGAAGGTCATGAAGGCATAGCCCTTGTTACAACGGAGGATGCTCACCATGGATATGTTAGGCTCCACACGGCCCAGTCTAGTAAAGCATATCTTTTAGAAATATTGGAGACCTTTCCCAGGGAGATTAAAATTATAGATATAACTGAATAA
- a CDS encoding peptidoglycan D,D-transpeptidase FtsI family protein → MRRLKNRLGIVLLVLVFAFSLLLIRLVYLQLINGNELRQQAFQMQNRYISSEEIPRADIIDRNGISLIGSEVKTREAMITSDRRVFISNEPHELIPVSDFGEHQIFSMPIIMRYGKDSLARHLIGHLADGRGATGLERIYDDYLISSSRYLWRIVLDGRGNIIPGLSFQMEERDVPRNQLVLTIQKDIQEAVEDVMDYHKISGAVVVMDPLNGDLLAVASRPNYDQNNPLPTQGTSLLNKAFQHYFPGSIFKTFIAAAALEEGLVTPTDVFHCNGVYIFPTGLRINCWNREGHGNINLIEAVAYSCNPTFIDIGLRVGRQNILKYTERLGLTDNSIMGYPQNLVNQINIDYGPGKIANASLGQEGIMITPVQMAVLISAVANGGYAVTPRVVMEIRDQDGKPVQKIISVPPYRVWSDTTVSSLQDMLYAVNRWGTGINAWINEVPSAGKTASAETGSGLNALFSGYFPIDNPKYVVVVVVEGGRSGGADAAPIFKEIMQKIKTQ, encoded by the coding sequence ATGAGAAGATTAAAAAACAGGTTAGGCATAGTACTCCTGGTATTGGTTTTTGCCTTTAGTCTTTTATTAATAAGGTTGGTATATTTACAGCTTATTAATGGTAATGAATTACGTCAGCAGGCTTTTCAAATGCAGAATAGGTATATAAGTTCTGAGGAGATTCCCAGGGCAGACATAATTGATAGAAATGGAATAAGTTTGATAGGTAGTGAAGTAAAAACAAGAGAGGCTATGATTACCAGTGACCGTAGGGTTTTTATCAGTAATGAACCACACGAGTTGATACCAGTATCAGATTTTGGTGAGCATCAGATCTTTTCAATGCCAATCATAATGCGTTATGGCAAAGATTCTCTTGCACGCCACCTTATTGGTCATTTGGCAGATGGACGGGGAGCTACGGGTTTAGAACGGATTTATGATGATTATCTCATAAGTTCTTCAAGGTATCTTTGGAGGATTGTTCTGGATGGCAGAGGAAATATTATCCCGGGCTTAAGCTTTCAAATGGAGGAAAGAGACGTTCCACGTAACCAATTGGTATTAACCATCCAAAAAGATATCCAGGAGGCAGTAGAGGATGTAATGGATTATCATAAAATATCTGGAGCTGTAGTGGTCATGGATCCCCTTAATGGTGATTTACTTGCAGTAGCCAGCAGACCAAACTACGATCAGAATAATCCATTACCTACCCAAGGGACTAGTCTTTTAAACAAAGCATTCCAACACTACTTTCCAGGCTCAATATTTAAAACCTTTATAGCGGCAGCTGCTTTAGAGGAAGGCTTGGTAACACCTACAGATGTTTTTCATTGTAACGGAGTCTATATATTTCCAACAGGTCTAAGGATTAACTGCTGGAATAGGGAAGGACATGGAAATATTAATTTAATTGAGGCAGTGGCATATTCATGCAACCCAACATTTATAGATATTGGGTTAAGAGTGGGAAGACAAAATATACTAAAATATACTGAAAGGTTAGGATTGACAGACAACAGTATAATGGGTTACCCACAGAATCTGGTTAATCAGATAAATATTGATTATGGACCAGGTAAAATTGCAAATGCTTCCCTCGGCCAAGAAGGGATTATGATTACACCGGTACAAATGGCAGTTCTTATATCAGCCGTTGCAAATGGAGGGTATGCTGTTACTCCTCGGGTTGTTATGGAGATTAGAGACCAGGACGGTAAACCTGTGCAAAAAATAATTTCAGTGCCACCCTATAGGGTCTGGTCAGACACTACTGTTTCCTCTCTTCAAGATATGCTCTATGCTGTGAATAGGTGGGGTACAGGAATAAATGCCTGGATTAATGAAGTACCATCGGCTGGTAAAACAGCCTCTGCTGAAACAGGCAGTGGCTTAAATGCATTATTCTCCGGGTATTTTCCCATAGATAATCCAAAATATGTAGTTGTAGTTGTTGTGGAGGGTGGCAGAAGCGGTGGTGCTGATGCAGCACCCATTTTTAAAGAAATAATGCAAAAAATTAAAACACAATAA
- the cls gene encoding cardiolipin synthase: MHSFFQSFIEIVPATIAYIFSFIVFLTGIVIFFEKRNPSQTVAWLLILLVFPVVGFVLYFFFGNNIRKRALFKRMKLDNGPIDCYQLVQSQKERVKQKLLFCCDEYTDVKHKLINLLLNNSKSPFTHNNKSEVLTCGDDAFNSKIEAMENAKHHIHLEYFIVKDDNLGNKIKNILIKKAKEGVKVRFIYDGLGGFGLGRKFLKDLIDAGVQIRPFLPIRIPFFNSEFNHRNHRKILIVDGTVGYLGGLNIGDEYINENPRYPFWRDTHIKIHGEAVYILQNVFLKNWRFITGEVPEGSEYFPKHGKVGQELIQIVPSGPDYDWESIQQAYFSIITSAKYKIYVTTPYLIPDESILMALKTAALSGVEVKIIVPGVPDKKFVYYATCSYFEELIKAGVRIFKYNKGFIHAKVLTVDNVIASIGTANFDNRSFLYNFEINAFCFHPSTVKRLDEDFYDDLKECVEVTLESLENKTLWVRFMESTARLASPLL; this comes from the coding sequence ATGCACAGCTTTTTTCAGTCTTTTATTGAAATTGTGCCTGCAACAATTGCATACATATTTTCCTTTATCGTGTTTCTAACTGGGATTGTAATATTTTTTGAAAAAAGGAATCCTTCACAGACTGTAGCATGGCTATTAATACTTCTTGTATTCCCTGTGGTAGGCTTTGTTTTGTATTTCTTTTTTGGAAATAACATTCGCAAGCGTGCCCTTTTTAAAAGAATGAAACTGGATAATGGTCCCATTGATTGCTATCAGTTAGTGCAGTCACAAAAAGAAAGAGTTAAACAAAAGCTTCTATTTTGCTGCGATGAATACACAGATGTTAAACACAAGCTAATCAATTTACTTTTAAATAATTCCAAATCGCCCTTTACCCATAATAATAAGTCAGAGGTGCTTACTTGTGGTGATGATGCCTTTAATTCAAAAATAGAAGCAATGGAAAATGCAAAACATCATATTCACCTTGAATATTTTATTGTTAAGGATGATAACCTTGGAAATAAAATAAAAAACATTCTAATCAAAAAGGCTAAGGAAGGAGTCAAGGTAAGGTTCATTTATGATGGACTAGGCGGCTTCGGACTGGGTAGAAAATTTCTAAAGGACCTTATAGATGCCGGTGTACAAATAAGACCATTTCTGCCAATTAGGATACCATTTTTTAATAGTGAATTTAATCATAGAAATCATCGTAAGATTTTAATAGTAGATGGTACAGTTGGGTATCTAGGGGGATTAAATATAGGTGATGAATACATTAATGAAAATCCTAGATACCCATTTTGGAGAGATACACATATTAAAATTCATGGTGAGGCAGTTTATATTTTACAAAATGTATTTCTAAAAAACTGGCGTTTCATAACTGGGGAGGTTCCAGAAGGAAGTGAATACTTCCCCAAACACGGGAAAGTGGGCCAAGAATTAATACAGATAGTACCTAGTGGCCCAGATTATGATTGGGAATCTATTCAACAGGCATATTTCTCCATAATAACTTCTGCCAAGTATAAGATTTATGTTACAACACCCTACTTAATTCCTGATGAAAGTATACTAATGGCATTAAAAACAGCAGCCTTGAGTGGTGTTGAGGTAAAAATAATTGTACCAGGTGTACCTGATAAAAAGTTTGTATATTATGCAACCTGCTCATATTTTGAGGAGCTTATCAAGGCAGGGGTACGAATATTTAAATATAACAAGGGCTTTATACATGCAAAAGTTCTAACAGTAGATAATGTTATTGCATCAATAGGCACTGCTAATTTTGATAATCGCAGCTTCCTGTATAATTTTGAAATTAATGCTTTTTGCTTCCATCCATCAACGGTAAAACGCCTTGATGAGGATTTTTATGATGACTTAAAGGAATGTGTAGAGGTTACATTAGAGTCTTTAGAGAATAAAACCCTCTGGGTAAGATTTATGGAATCAACTGCCAGGCTGGCATCACCACTATTGTAA
- the sfsA gene encoding DNA/RNA nuclease SfsA has product MVEAFLELPKLNKGRLLERPNRFLGIVELETGEMIRSFVADPGRLTELLFPGAEVYVSHAAKEGRKTQYDLTLVKNGGSLISVDSRVPNKLVKKALSAGILNPFKEYDQIRTEPVVKKSRLDFLLTGKDLIPCYLEVKSCTLVMENIAMFPDAPTVRGARHLGELIELKKEGFRSCVVFIIQHPGAELFSPNKKTDPLFTREFYRALENGVEVYPYKCTINTEAISLNEIVPIGQLS; this is encoded by the coding sequence ATGGTTGAAGCTTTTTTGGAGCTACCAAAGCTTAATAAGGGCAGGCTACTAGAAAGACCTAATCGTTTTCTAGGTATAGTAGAATTGGAAACTGGAGAAATGATACGATCTTTTGTAGCTGACCCAGGCAGATTGACAGAATTGTTATTTCCTGGTGCTGAGGTTTATGTAAGTCATGCAGCAAAGGAAGGGCGCAAAACACAATATGATCTAACTCTAGTTAAAAACGGCGGAAGTCTGATCTCAGTAGATAGCAGAGTTCCCAATAAACTGGTGAAAAAGGCCTTATCCGCAGGGATTCTAAATCCCTTTAAGGAGTATGACCAAATACGTACTGAGCCGGTTGTAAAAAAGAGCAGATTAGATTTCCTTTTAACCGGCAAAGATCTGATACCCTGCTATCTAGAGGTTAAGTCATGCACCCTTGTAATGGAAAATATAGCCATGTTTCCAGATGCTCCCACAGTAAGGGGTGCAAGACACCTAGGTGAGCTAATAGAACTAAAAAAAGAAGGTTTTAGAAGCTGTGTGGTGTTTATAATTCAACATCCAGGGGCTGAGCTTTTCTCCCCAAATAAAAAAACCGATCCATTGTTTACAAGGGAATTTTACAGAGCTTTAGAAAATGGTGTTGAGGTATATCCATATAAATGCACCATAAATACAGAAGCAATCAGCCTTAATGAAATTGTTCCTATTGGCCAATTATCTTAA
- the sigK gene encoding RNA polymerase sporulation sigma factor SigK: MHPGFIGLIIASIIKGITLLVSYISNNTFPQPLSEEEEHLFLKRLKRGDERARHTLIEHNLRLVAHITKKFETSGEDVDDLISIGTLGLIKAINTFDQEKGTKLATYAARCIENEILMHLRATKKIKGEVSLYDPIGVDKEGNELTLLDVLGTDHDVVSLKVENDQEKKRVIEMVKKLKGRERDVLQMRFGLFNGFRRTQREIAKSLGISRSYVSRIEKKAIKNLIKELEAHEKSKSFDKN, encoded by the coding sequence ATGCATCCTGGTTTCATTGGCTTAATAATAGCATCTATTATAAAAGGCATAACACTCCTGGTTTCGTATATTAGCAACAATACTTTTCCCCAACCACTATCAGAAGAAGAAGAACATTTATTTTTAAAGCGGCTTAAAAGAGGTGATGAAAGGGCAAGGCACACATTAATTGAGCATAATTTACGTTTAGTTGCTCATATTACTAAAAAGTTTGAAACAAGTGGAGAAGATGTTGACGACCTAATATCAATAGGAACCCTTGGACTTATTAAAGCAATAAACACCTTTGATCAGGAAAAGGGCACAAAGCTTGCCACATATGCTGCACGATGCATTGAAAATGAAATTCTTATGCACCTCAGAGCTACAAAAAAGATAAAAGGAGAAGTCTCACTTTATGACCCCATAGGAGTAGATAAAGAGGGAAATGAATTAACTCTACTTGACGTTCTGGGTACAGACCATGATGTAGTTTCACTTAAAGTAGAAAACGACCAAGAAAAGAAAAGAGTCATAGAAATGGTTAAAAAGCTAAAGGGAAGGGAAAGGGATGTTTTACAAATGCGTTTTGGTTTATTTAATGGCTTTAGAAGGACCCAAAGGGAAATTGCTAAAAGTCTAGGAATTTCTAGATCATATGTATCCCGTATAGAAAAAAAAGCCATTAAAAATTTAATTAAGGAATTAGAAGCACATGAAAAAAGCAAATCATTTGATAAAAATTAG
- a CDS encoding YqeG family HAD IIIA-type phosphatase, translated as MLNKLKPKLYVDSIYHINFEKLKQKGISGIIIDLDNTITEWDNPRLPDTAFDWFTKMQHAGLKACIASNNSQDRVVKAVEKLGIPYVAKANKPRRGAFRKAMEMMKTKPEQTAVVGDQIFTDILGGNRLNLFTILVVPINTKEFIGTKLVRIVERRVLKSLITKKD; from the coding sequence ATGTTAAATAAATTAAAGCCAAAACTATATGTAGATTCTATTTACCATATTAACTTTGAAAAGCTAAAGCAAAAGGGAATCAGCGGCATTATTATTGACCTTGACAACACTATAACCGAATGGGATAATCCCCGGCTTCCAGACACAGCATTTGATTGGTTTACAAAGATGCAACATGCAGGCCTTAAAGCCTGTATTGCATCGAATAACAGTCAGGATAGGGTTGTAAAGGCAGTAGAAAAACTAGGCATTCCTTATGTTGCAAAGGCTAATAAGCCTCGCAGAGGTGCTTTTAGAAAAGCAATGGAAATGATGAAAACGAAACCAGAGCAAACTGCAGTAGTTGGAGACCAAATTTTTACTGACATACTTGGGGGAAATCGCTTAAACCTTTTTACTATTTTAGTGGTACCTATAAATACAAAAGAGTTTATTGGTACCAAACTGGTAAGAATTGTGGAAAGAAGGGTTCTTAAATCCCTAATAACTAAAAAGGATTAG
- the aroE gene encoding shikimate dehydrogenase has translation MKNKINAKTNLIGIIGNPVGHSLSPLIHNHLFELLNLNYVYLAFDVKPELLIDAVHGLTALGAKGFNVTVPHKEKIMGLLDHVEKNAQIIGAVNTVLVENGRIIGYNTDVAGFKKSIEESGFCTAGEVVTVLGAGGAARAAIIGLIELGAREVNIINRNEKRTQDIIDFYRANGIDNIKSIPTMHTDEAVRQSRLIINATSVGMKGYLPNESPISPEYFTAGMWVCDLVYNPLETVFLSEAKKRGCNIINGLHMLVHQGADSFKIWTKIEPPREKVKEFLQKNISYM, from the coding sequence ATGAAAAATAAAATTAATGCAAAAACAAATCTCATTGGCATAATAGGTAACCCAGTTGGTCATAGCCTTTCTCCCTTAATACATAACCATCTTTTTGAACTATTAAATTTAAATTATGTATACCTTGCCTTTGATGTGAAGCCTGAGCTGCTGATAGACGCAGTTCATGGACTAACAGCTCTAGGTGCAAAGGGTTTTAATGTTACCGTGCCGCATAAAGAAAAAATAATGGGCCTTTTAGATCATGTGGAAAAAAATGCCCAAATAATAGGAGCGGTAAACACAGTATTGGTAGAAAACGGTAGAATTATAGGTTATAATACAGATGTTGCAGGGTTTAAAAAATCTATTGAGGAATCAGGCTTTTGTACAGCAGGTGAAGTGGTAACTGTTTTGGGAGCAGGGGGTGCTGCTAGAGCAGCTATTATTGGTTTAATAGAATTAGGTGCAAGGGAAGTCAACATAATCAATAGGAATGAAAAAAGAACCCAGGACATTATAGATTTTTATAGGGCTAATGGTATAGATAACATTAAGAGTATTCCCACAATGCATACAGATGAAGCAGTAAGACAAAGCAGATTAATTATCAACGCTACTTCTGTAGGCATGAAGGGTTATCTCCCTAATGAAAGTCCCATTTCGCCAGAATATTTTACTGCAGGAATGTGGGTTTGTGATTTGGTGTATAACCCTTTAGAAACTGTGTTCTTATCAGAGGCAAAAAAAAGAGGGTGCAATATTATAAATGGTCTTCACATGCTCGTCCACCAGGGAGCAGACTCTTTTAAAATTTGGACAAAGATTGAGCCACCCAGGGAAAAAGTAAAGGAGTTTCTGCAAAAAAATATTTCCTACATGTGA
- a CDS encoding prepilin peptidase, whose product MTLLITILGLVIGSFLNVCIYRIPKGKSVIYKPSNCTSCNTNLEILDLIPLISYILLRGKCRYCGEGIKVRYPLVEILTGGIFLITYLYIGFDVLLIKYLVLFSVLIVATFIDLDHQIIPNKLVFLIFTWGIIWQIFYPELFWYQSIGGAILGGGLLFLAAIISRGGMGGGDIKLMFAAGFILGISATALALFLSFLAGSIIGMVLILLRIKGRKDPIPFGPFLSLGIFIAALWGYEIIKLYLKLMF is encoded by the coding sequence ATGACTTTACTTATTACTATTTTAGGATTAGTTATTGGGTCCTTTTTGAACGTTTGTATTTATAGAATACCTAAGGGGAAATCGGTAATCTATAAGCCATCAAATTGTACCTCCTGCAATACTAACCTGGAGATTTTAGATCTAATTCCCTTGATAAGCTATATATTGTTAAGAGGCAAATGCAGGTATTGTGGAGAAGGAATTAAGGTACGCTATCCCCTTGTTGAAATACTAACAGGAGGGATTTTTTTAATAACATATTTATACATTGGATTTGATGTGCTTCTAATTAAATACTTAGTCCTATTTTCAGTACTTATAGTAGCAACCTTTATTGATTTGGATCACCAGATAATTCCAAACAAGCTTGTTTTTCTCATTTTCACTTGGGGAATTATCTGGCAGATTTTTTATCCAGAACTATTTTGGTATCAAAGCATAGGAGGAGCTATCCTCGGAGGGGGACTTCTTTTCCTGGCTGCAATTATCAGTCGTGGTGGCATGGGCGGAGGGGATATTAAATTAATGTTTGCAGCGGGTTTTATTTTAGGCATATCTGCAACAGCCCTGGCATTATTCTTGAGCTTCCTGGCTGGGAGCATCATAGGCATGGTACTGATACTACTCCGAATAAAAGGTAGGAAGGATCCAATACCTTTTGGTCCTTTCCTTAGCTTGGGTATTTTCATTGCAGCATTATGGGGATACGAAATAATTAAGCTGTATTTAAAACTAATGTTTTAA
- a CDS encoding type IV pilus twitching motility protein PilT translates to MTSEFERVYKDKYPVNIDKLLETTCKNSGSDLHLAVGIPPMARIKGKLVPLEFPVLSVKAVEELVMAVVQPEYKRYFEENLELDLSYSLPGIARFRGNIMKQRGTLAAVFRIVPFDVPDINILGLPPAVKDLCFLSRGLVLVTGPTGSGKSTTLAAMVDLINSERRVNIVTIEDPIEFLHKHKNSVVKQREVGLDTRSFANALKHVLRHDPDVILVGEMRDVESIAIALTAAETGHLVFSTLHTQTAPHTINRIVDVFQDYKRDQVRQQLANTLRGVISQQLIPTADGKGRVVAVEFMKDTPAIRNMIREGKEHQLYSAIQTNRNMGMQTMDQALANLYAKGKIKKEVALEYCIDRVEIERIMQRVESNSSYFWNN, encoded by the coding sequence ATGACCAGTGAATTTGAACGTGTTTATAAAGATAAATACCCGGTAAATATAGATAAACTGCTGGAAACTACCTGCAAAAACTCCGGATCAGATTTACATCTTGCAGTTGGCATACCGCCCATGGCCAGAATAAAAGGAAAATTGGTTCCTTTAGAATTTCCAGTTTTAAGTGTAAAGGCTGTTGAAGAGTTAGTAATGGCTGTAGTACAACCAGAGTACAAAAGGTATTTTGAAGAAAACTTAGAACTTGATTTATCCTATTCTCTACCTGGTATTGCACGATTCAGGGGCAATATAATGAAGCAAAGGGGTACTCTAGCTGCTGTGTTTAGAATAGTTCCTTTTGACGTTCCCGATATAAATATTTTAGGTCTGCCACCAGCAGTAAAGGATCTTTGTTTTTTATCAAGGGGTTTGGTTCTGGTAACAGGCCCTACAGGCAGTGGCAAATCTACTACCTTAGCTGCCATGGTTGATTTAATTAACAGTGAAAGAAGAGTCAATATTGTTACAATAGAGGACCCAATTGAATTTCTTCATAAGCATAAAAACTCAGTAGTTAAACAAAGAGAAGTGGGGTTAGATACCCGTTCTTTTGCAAATGCTTTAAAGCATGTTTTAAGGCATGATCCAGATGTTATTCTTGTGGGGGAGATGAGAGATGTGGAGAGTATAGCTATTGCTCTTACAGCTGCAGAGACCGGCCATCTGGTTTTTTCTACCCTTCACACACAGACCGCACCCCATACAATTAACAGGATAGTTGATGTTTTTCAGGATTATAAAAGGGATCAGGTTCGCCAACAGCTTGCAAATACCCTTAGAGGAGTTATTTCACAGCAGCTCATACCTACTGCAGATGGAAAGGGTAGAGTAGTTGCTGTTGAGTTCATGAAGGATACCCCTGCCATACGCAACATGATTAGAGAAGGCAAAGAGCACCAGTTATATAGCGCCATTCAAACTAACCGTAACATGGGCATGCAAACCATGGATCAAGCACTGGCCAATTTGTATGCTAAGGGTAAGATTAAAAAAGAAGTGGCTCTAGAGTACTGCATAGACAGAGTAGAAATAGAAAGGATAATGCAGCGAGTAGAAAGCAATTCTAGTTATTTTTGGAACAATTAG